A stretch of the Musa acuminata AAA Group cultivar baxijiao chromosome BXJ2-7, Cavendish_Baxijiao_AAA, whole genome shotgun sequence genome encodes the following:
- the LOC103991013 gene encoding uncharacterized protein LOC103991013 isoform X1, with protein MATATSATYRRLPLSDTAWLLVETTTRPNTIVDPLSFVAGIFPTTGILWVYCKHLTNCDLKESDLSALFKDQVLVLRFDFLIWSIINIYIGSMTHSIGEKKVIKIDVSSDTVCPWCFVGKQNLQKAMDSAKDQFDFEVRWHPFFLNPNAPKEGVRKTDFYKQKFGPAQYEGIISRMTKVFQSLGFQYDTYGLTGNTMDSHRLITYASTQGYDKQNALVEELFLNYFCQGKYIGDRQVLLDAAQKVGIGGAAELLEDPTKGIEEVQEEFDKYSSGINGVPHYVINGKYKLSGGQPPEVFLKAFEAAANDASF; from the exons ATGGCGACCGCAACATCCGCCACCTACCGCCGTTTACCGCTTTCCGACACCGCGTGGCTTCTAGTAGAGACGACGACACGACCAAACACCATCGTCGACCCTCTCTCTTTTGTTGCAGGCATATTTCCAACCACAG GAATCTTGTGGGTTTACTGCAAGCACCTTACAAACTGTGACCTTAAGGAGTCAGATTTATCAGCCCTGTTTAAGGATCAGGTTCTGGTTTTGAGATTTGATTTCTTAATATGGAGCATAATTAACAT CTATATCGGATCCATGACACACTCAATAGGTGAAAAGAAGGTAATCAAGATTGATGTTAGTTCAGACACAGTGTGCCCTTGGTGTTTTGTGGGTAAGCAGAACCTTCAAAAGGCTATGGATTCAGCAAAGGATCAATTTGATTTTGAG GTAAGGTGGCATCCATTCTTTCTCAACCCCAATGCACCAAAAGAAGGAGTGAGAAAGACTGACTTTtataaacagaagtttgggcctgCACAATATGAGGGAATCATCTCACggatgacaaag GTATTTCAAAGCCTTGGATTTCAGTATGATACTTATGGGTTGAC GGGAAATACAATGGATAGCCACAGGCTTATAACATATGCTTCAACTCAAGGCTATGACAAACAAAATGCTCTTGTAGAGGAGCTGTTTCTCAATTACTTCTGTCAGGGAAAGTATATCGGAGATAG GCAAGTTCTTTTGGATGCTGCACAAAAAGTCGGCATAGGAGGAGCAGCAGAACTGCTTGAAGACCCTACAAAGGGGATTGAGGAG GTCCAGGAAGAATTTGACAAGTATTCCTCAGGTATCAACGGAGTCCCGCACTATGTG ATAAATGGGAAGTACAAGCTCAGTGGTGGCCAACCTCCTGAGGTGTTCCTGAAAGCATTCGAAGCAGCCGCAAATGATGCCTCTTTCTAA
- the LOC103991013 gene encoding uncharacterized protein LOC103991013 isoform X2, whose amino-acid sequence MTHSIGEKKVIKIDVSSDTVCPWCFVGKQNLQKAMDSAKDQFDFEVRWHPFFLNPNAPKEGVRKTDFYKQKFGPAQYEGIISRMTKVFQSLGFQYDTYGLTGNTMDSHRLITYASTQGYDKQNALVEELFLNYFCQGKYIGDRQVLLDAAQKVGIGGAAELLEDPTKGIEEVQEEFDKYSSGINGVPHYVINGKYKLSGGQPPEVFLKAFEAAANDASF is encoded by the exons ATGACACACTCAATAGGTGAAAAGAAGGTAATCAAGATTGATGTTAGTTCAGACACAGTGTGCCCTTGGTGTTTTGTGGGTAAGCAGAACCTTCAAAAGGCTATGGATTCAGCAAAGGATCAATTTGATTTTGAG GTAAGGTGGCATCCATTCTTTCTCAACCCCAATGCACCAAAAGAAGGAGTGAGAAAGACTGACTTTtataaacagaagtttgggcctgCACAATATGAGGGAATCATCTCACggatgacaaag GTATTTCAAAGCCTTGGATTTCAGTATGATACTTATGGGTTGAC GGGAAATACAATGGATAGCCACAGGCTTATAACATATGCTTCAACTCAAGGCTATGACAAACAAAATGCTCTTGTAGAGGAGCTGTTTCTCAATTACTTCTGTCAGGGAAAGTATATCGGAGATAG GCAAGTTCTTTTGGATGCTGCACAAAAAGTCGGCATAGGAGGAGCAGCAGAACTGCTTGAAGACCCTACAAAGGGGATTGAGGAG GTCCAGGAAGAATTTGACAAGTATTCCTCAGGTATCAACGGAGTCCCGCACTATGTG ATAAATGGGAAGTACAAGCTCAGTGGTGGCCAACCTCCTGAGGTGTTCCTGAAAGCATTCGAAGCAGCCGCAAATGATGCCTCTTTCTAA
- the LOC103991012 gene encoding truncated transcription factor CAULIFLOWER A, whose product MGRGRVQLKRIENKINRQVTFSKRRSGLLKKAHEISVLCDADVALIIFSTKGKLYEYSTDASMEKILERYEQYSYAEKALVSSDLESQGNWCQEYSKLKAKVEVLSKSQRYLMGEQLDSLNLKELQQLENQLENSLKLIRSRKNQVLSDSIAELERKEKTLQEENKNLEKQIMEKQKAKVLTQNARWEQAQTKSLSPLLLITDAPPLPPPNIGCYQGRAAVGAEEASAQQPQVRISNSLLPPWMLSHLNG is encoded by the exons ATGGGGAGGGGGAGGGTGCAGCTCAAACGGATCGAGAACAAGATCAATCGGCAGGTGACCTTCTCCAAGCGCCGATCGGGGCTGCTCAAGAAAGCCCACGAGATCTCCGTCCTCTGTGACGCCGACGTCGCCCTCATCATCTTCTCCACCAAGGGCAAGCTCTACGAGTACTCCACCGACGCCAG TATGGAAAAAATTCTTGAACGATATGAACAGTACTCTTATGCTGAAAAAGCACTCGTCTCATCAGATCTTGAATCTCAG GGCAACTGGTGTCAAGAGTACAGCAAGCTTAAGGCTAAGGTTGAGGTTTTAAGCAAAAGTCAAAG GTATCTAATGGGAGAACAACTGGACTCCTTGAATCTTAAAGAACTGCAACAACTGGAGAATCAGCTTGAAAATTCTCTGAAGCTTATTAGGTCAAGAAAG AACCAAGTGTTATCTGACTCCATTGCTGAGCTTGAAAGAAAG GAGAAGACACTGCAAGAGGAAAACAAGAATTTGGAGAAGCAG ATAATGGAGAAGCAGAAGGCCAAGGTTCTCACGCAAAATGCACGCTGGGAACAAGCCCAAACAAAGTCCTTGTCACCGCTCTTGTTAATAACCGatgctcctcctcttcctcctccaaatATCGG ATGTTACCAAGGAAGGGCAGCCGTGGGCGCCGAAGAAGCTTCTGCACAACAACCTCAGGTACGGATCAGCAACAGCTTGTTGCCGCCATGGATGCTCAGCCATTTGAACGGCTAA